Within Gilvibacter sp. SZ-19, the genomic segment TTTGAACATCAAAAAACGATCAGAAAATGAACTAAAAGTCAGAAAATACTGCTGTTGGTCGAATATTATAATCGACAAAGTGTATGACAAGATGCACTATTATGTATTTCGTCGATAAAAAATTTCAATTCAACAAATATATCGGTAAGCACCTGAAGATTACATGATTGTGCGTAAAAACCTACACTGTACCTGCGTATATTGCGTACTCATACTAACAGAAGGATATTATGAGAAAGAGTGTATGTTTATTAATGTTGGGGTTATTGATTGTCTCTTGTTCTAAAGAGGACGCTAGTGTAGACACTGGTGTCGAGAATAACTCATATTCGAAAAATTTAGACTTTAACAGCCTCGGGAATTACCAGGGAACTTATGTTGCAACTGGAACGTCAGAACGTGGTCAGGTCAATGTTACTTTAACCCAGAGTGGTGCAAAGGCATCTGTTCAGTTAGCATCTGGGAAAGAACTCAAGTTTACTTCAGATAAAGTATCATTCGCCAGCATGACCGCTCAATCGACTTTGTTCACTGGAGCAGCTGGTAGTTTTAAGTTCACTGTAGCTGCAGATGGATCTGAGCCCACAGTTTCTGATGTAAACCTAAACAGTATCAATGGAAATATTGTATTGGCTAAGGCTACTTCTACAACAAATGTTAGAGCCATTACTGGTACTTACGGATGCGAAACTTGCGATGACCATCCGCTATTTTCGAATCCGGATATGCAAGATAGCTTTGTTTGGAATCTTGTGTTAGAAGGAGACGCCAACGGTCTTGAGATCGTGACTGCCCAAGTTAGCGCCGGAAGCAGAACTTTCGTAATGGATGGAGCTCAAGCAGACCCTTATGCAGTCATTGGCGATATGATCTATTGCAATATCAATGGCGAATTTGCTTTTGGAGAAATGGGATTAGTCTCTTGGACTGCAGAGCATATGTTTAATGACAAAGAAGCTTGCGAAAGTGTTAACGGTTCTTGGACCTTCAGCAGTGCTAATTACAACTTGGATGGTTGGATCAAAAGCGACACAACTTGTGACGTAACCGGTACGGGAGATCTTCCTTATTGTAATGCTGCAGAGACTAAGGTTAGTATCTGTCACAATGGAAACACAATTTGTGTAAGCATAAATGCTATGGAAGCTCATTTAGCGCACGGAGATGTGTTAGGCAGCTGTGATTAAATAAATCCTAAAGAAATTAATGGAGAAGTATATCTTATCCGTTAGAAGATTCAATTAACAACAATTTGTATCTAATAGTTGCACTAAGGCCACCGCGAAAGCGGTGGTTTTTGTTTTCTTATAGATTATGGTTCTGTTGCTAAGCACTTCACTTTTTTAAGCAGCTGAGCTGAATTTGACGTTTTTTACGGTTTTCGCTTAGGCTTAGTTCCATATTTTCATCAAAAAAGTAGGAAAATGCTTGCTTTTAATCGAAAACATCATCGGTGAAATACACGATAATGTAAAAATATATGTATTTCACCGATAAAAACTGCCCATAGAGCTAAAAGTAGGCTAAAAGGCACGCTACTAGGTATTTGTACGTATTTACTTACGTTGTTTTGCACGTATATTGCAACCGTAATTAAACACTACTTATGATGAAAAAATTACTTTATCTAGTATTCGCCGGACTTGTAATGACTTCTTGTTCTACAGAGGAGTTGACTACAGCAGATAAAGGCGCTTTTAACTTAACTGTACTTGACAACTCAGCTACCCATCTGGGAACTTATAAAGGTACCTTTGCGGCATTTGGTTCTGCAAAGCGCGGTACAGTAGTTATTACTATTACAGAATCTTTTGCCACAGCTGAACTAAAATTTGCAGACGGTACATCAACTACAATGACCGGAACAAGCTCTGATAGTTCTCTTAGTGGACTTAAGCAGTACGCATTCAATGCTATTGATGGAACATTCAATTTTAATGTAGCTCTAGACGGTTCATCTCCAGAAGCATCTGCTGTAAGTCTTACAGATGGTCCAGGTTCGATCGTTTTGGCCAAAGACACTGACGCAACCCCCGTGCGTTTAGCTACTGGTACTTTCGGATGCGAAGATTGTGGTGATCACCCAGTACTTAGCGATGAGAATGCTCAGAACAGTTTTATTTGGAATGCTATCTTCTCTGGAGAGGGAACAGAAGCAGGTCTTGTAATGACTCAGGTTAGTTTTGGCGAAACTTGGTTTGTAGATAATGGAGTGATCTTCGAAGCTTATGATAAAGTAGGCTTGCTATTATATAATGACCTTGAAGGTTCATTCCCATTCGGTGACGCTGGTTTAGTATCATGGACAGGAACTCAAATGTTCAGTGTAGACGGAGCTTGTATCGACCTAAGAGGAAACTGGACCTTGACAAGCCCTTCTTATGAAGTGACAGGTTGGCTAAAAAGCGATGACAGTTGTAACCCTCTGTAGGTTATATAAATAAAAACTAATTATACTAAGGTCCCTACCGTAAAACGGTGGGGATTTTATTTTTGTAGGTATATTAGGACATTATTTTAATTGAAACAACAAAATATATCGTTAAAGTGATGTTTTTTATCGATAAACGGTAATATTATTGGATTTTTTTACTTGATTATGCTGATTTTTATTTTCTGAGCCTTTTCTTTGCACTGAAATTAAAAATACCCCCCCAATGAGAAAATTTTTAATACTGGTTCTGGCTGCTTCTTCAATCCTGAGCAGCTGTTCCAAAGATGAGCAGTTAGAAACTGCAGAAGTGACAAATTTTAATGCTTTGGTTACCAAAGCTTCAGACCTACAAGCCACTGGAGTGTACAAGGGTACATTTGCAAGCTACGATAATGAAAACCGCGGTATCGTTATGATACAGATCAACCAAGCTGGTAAGGCCCAAGCCACACTTCAGTTTGCCAATGGTCAAGAAACTCAACTTTTAGCCGATTCACAGACATCTAAAAGCGGTCTATACACCGAAGTTACTTTCGTTAATGATGTAACTTCTTTTAGATTCAGTGTTGCTCAAGACGGATCTGCTCCACGCGTGAGCGGACTTGAGTTGGGTACTGCAGAAGGATCTATGAAAGTGTTAAAGGAAACTACCCGCGGTCCTTTGCTTCCGATCTCTGGAACCTATACCTGTGACAATTGTGAAATTCACCCGCTATTAGAGTCAGGTGTTACACAAACATTCAACGCTACTACTGTTAGCGGAGGCGGAAACAACGAACAACAAATTGTTACCCAGATCATTTTAAACGGAAAGGATTTCGGTTCTAGTACAGGTAATACACAATCTGGATGTGCTAACTCCGGAGGAATACGTACTTGTACAATTGCCGGTGCGTCTGCCACAATTATTGGTACCAGAGCCATTAATTGGTCAGGAACCCACAGATTTACACCTGGTGGTACTAGCTGCTCAGAAGTAAGCGGTACTTGGTCCTTCAATTCCCAATACGGTTTATTGACAGGAACCTTCATCAGTGATTCGACTTGCGGATTCTAATCCGAATTAACAACAAAGAAAAAGCCGTACCTTTAAGTATGGCTTTTTTTATGCGTACTTATTTCGTTCTCACAATACTCTTATTTGTTAACTACAGTCTAAGCGCACAAGACAGTTGTGCGTGCTGCACAGCAAATCATAGTGCATTTGATTTTTGGGTAGGCCAATGGACAGTCTCCAATCCCGATGGTACTTTTGCTGGCAATAACACCATCAGTAAGCAAGAAGACGGCTGCGTGATCCGTGAACAATGGACCAGTGCCACACCGGGCTATACCGGAACCAGTATTAATTATTACGATCAGGTCTTAGCGCAATGGGTGCAATTGTGGGTAGATGATCAAGGGCAAAGTCTATACTTGCGTGGAGGAATTGTGGAGCGGTCCATGGTACTCCAATCCGACCTACTCCCCGGAGCAGACGGAGTATCTCGTTACAACCGAGTCACCTGGACACCGCTACCAGAAGGAAAGGTGCGTCAGCATTGGGAAGTCTCCACAGATGGACTTAATTGGTCCACAGCATTTGATGGATTATATAGTCCTATCTAGGAAGATCAAATTCGATTAAAATCTTTACTTTAGAATCGAATTTACCTATCCTTTTGTCCATGTTTAAAAGACTCGCACTTTCTTGTGTTTTTCTATCGCTCACAGCTACAACCGCTTTATATGCTCAGGTATTGTTTGACCAGGTTGCAGACGATCTCGGTTTAGTAGTTACCTCAAATATAGACCTGGGTAGTGGTGTTTCGTTTTGTGATTTTAATGGCGACGGTTGGGACGATCTTACCTTTGCGACTCAAGAAGGGATACAAGTGCGGTTCTTTCAAAATAACAGTAGTGGATTTACGGAGGTATTCCTGATCGACGACACGCCTTTATATACCAATAAACAAGTCATTTGGGTAGATATAGACAATGACGGCGATAAGGACTTCTTTACGGCCAATGCGGAGTTTCCCAATGTGCTGTATGAAAATGTAGATGGAACATTGGTTGATATTACTGCGGAGTCGGGCTTACCTACGGTCTCTAAAATGACCCACAGCGGGAACTGGGGCGATTACGATAATGACGGCTTCCTAGACCTGTTTTTAGCGAGTCGCGACCCGGATCAACTCATAAGCAATCAACTCTTTAGAAATAATGGTGACAATACCTTTACCGACGTTACCATAAGCTCCGGTATTGGTGAAGTTTCTGAGCTTACTTTTCAAGGCACTTTTTTCGACTATGACAACGATGGTGATGTGGATCTTTATCTGATCAATGACCGATCGTTCACAAAAAATATACTGTATCGAAATAATGGTGACGGCACTTTTACCGATGTCTCTGTGGAATCTGGGGCAGATTTTGATATGGATGCTATGTCTATTGCACTAGAAGATTACGATGCAGATGGCTTTATCGACGTGTATATCACCAATGTTTTTGCTCCAGAGAGTGATACCGTTGGGAATGTACTGATGAAGAACAACGGCGATGGCACCTTTAGTAATGTGGCAGAAGCTGCGGAAGTCCGATTCGATACCTGGTCTTGGGGTGCCAATTGGACAGATGCTAATAATGACGGCTATTTAGATCTCTATGTGAGTGGAGCCTCGCCAGTTAATACTGCAACGCTTAACGCCGCAGCACTCTATGTTAGCGATGGTGATGGAACCTTTACCGAAGAGAACGCCAACGGATTCGAAGAAGATCTTGCCAATTCGTTTGGGAATGCTCTGGGCGATTTTAACCAAGACGGATATCAAGATATAGTTGTTACCAATCATTTTGGACATTTTTCATATCTCTGGGAGAACCTAAGCAGTACTGTGAACTCAAACAATTATATCGCTCTAAAAATGCAAGGTGTAGCGAGCAATAGGGATGGGGCGGGAGCCCGTATCGAGATCATGTCCGGAGGGCAGAAACAATATCGGGTTGTTGCCTTGGGCGAGAGTTACCTCAGTCAAAATTCCAACACCGAGATCATAGGATTAGGTAATCAAGGGCTAGATTACGTGCAAGTCACTTGGCCCAGTGGTACGGTTGATTTTTACGACGATATTACACCCAATCAGCGTTTAACCCTAGTGGAAGGTGTTGGTTATCTCTCCGCAGAAACACCGCTAGACAATACCGGTTTTGCCATGTATCCAAACCCAGCTAGCTCTGCGCTTAATTTGATACACACCAATGCCAATATCAACGCAGTTCGTATTTATAATGCTCTTGGGCAATTGTTGCTAACTAAAGAATTTAGCGTAGCAAAGGCTCAGCAAATCGAAATAGGGCAATTGGCCAGAGGCTCTTATTGGGTCGAGATCATTACGGATTCTGGGCGACAAACTAAAAAGCTTATCAAGCAGTAGGGTCTATTCTTCTGCGGATTTATTGGCGGGCACGCCGTCAAAAACAGCGCTGACAATTGTTCTTATCCCTTTAAAGCCCATGTAAATGGCGCCAGCTGCTGCTGCCAATCCTGGAATCAGTATAAAAAGTGCGGTATCGTTAATAAACGACAATGTGATCAGATAAGGTCCAAGGACGATCAGTAGCAAGCAAAAGAACATATACTTCAATCCTTTTTTCAATAAGGCGACGTCTGTATGTTTTTGATCAGGGTGTTTATTGGCCATCTTCTATAGATTTAATTGCTTCGCGCACACTTTGATGTTGTAATAGTCTTTCTTTGGCTTCTTCGGAGCTAATTCCGGTAGCCTGAACGATCATACGCGTACCGCGTTCTACCAATTTGTGGTTGCTGAGTTGCATGTCTACCATTTTGTTTCCTTTGACGCGTCCTAACTGAATCATGGTCGTGGTAGTGATCATGTTCAAAATGAGCTTTTGCGCAGTACCAGCCTTCATCCGGGAGCTTCCAGTGACAAATTCAGGGCCAACAACGGCTACTATAGGAAATTGAGCAACCTCATCAAGCGGGCTTCCCGCATTACAGGTTATACAGGCCGTAACAATTCCGTGGGCATTGCATTGCTCTAAGGCTCCAATTACATAGGGGGTTGTTCCGGAGGCTGCAATCCCGAGCACAATGTCATTTTTATCCACATTGTATTCTTGCAGGTCTCTCCAGCCTTGCTCGGTGTCATCCTCTGCAAATTCTACAGCTTTGCGAATTGCACTATCTCCACCAGCTATGAGACCTATCACCATTTCGTGCGGTACTCCAAAGGTAGGAGGACACTCACTGGCATCAACGATTCCCAGACGTCCGGAAGTTCCGGCTCCCATATAAAACAAGCGCCCGCCTTCCTTTAGTTTGGCAACTACCTGAGCAACTACTGCCTCAATTTGAGGTAAGATACCTGCTATTACCTGAGGAACTTTTTGGTCTTCAGTATTGATGCCTTGTAACAATTCCGCTATGCTTTTTTGCTCAAGATCGTTGTAGAGGGAGTCGGATTCGGTCGTTTTTTGAAACATCCGTAGGGAATTTGGTCACTCAAAAGTACGGATAAAAGCCTATATTTAACTAGTGATCAACCCCCTTTTATGAACCAACTAAAAAAGAATGCCCAGGCGGTGCTGCGCGGCAATTGGCAAAATGGATTTACCATTCCCTGTCAAGGCTTGTACCCGTTTCAATGGAATTGGGATTCCGGATTCATTGCCCTAGGCTGGGCACATATCGATCCAGAACATGCCAAGCAAGAGATACGCTCTTTGCTCAAAGGGCAATGGAGCAATGGCTTTTTGCCGCATATAGTATTTCACAATCCTTCGGACTCGTATTATCCGGGGCCAGATGTGCACGGAGCTGAGCTCAGCCCATACAGTCCAGAGATTCCTACCTCGGGAATAACGCAGCCTCCTGTTTTGGGATTCATTTTGGAGTATATCTATAAGCGCCTAGATGCAGATCCAAGCTTTTTAGACTTTGTGGCTTCCGTATACGATGCGGTCTACGCCAACCACGAGT encodes:
- a CDS encoding FG-GAP-like repeat-containing protein is translated as MFKRLALSCVFLSLTATTALYAQVLFDQVADDLGLVVTSNIDLGSGVSFCDFNGDGWDDLTFATQEGIQVRFFQNNSSGFTEVFLIDDTPLYTNKQVIWVDIDNDGDKDFFTANAEFPNVLYENVDGTLVDITAESGLPTVSKMTHSGNWGDYDNDGFLDLFLASRDPDQLISNQLFRNNGDNTFTDVTISSGIGEVSELTFQGTFFDYDNDGDVDLYLINDRSFTKNILYRNNGDGTFTDVSVESGADFDMDAMSIALEDYDADGFIDVYITNVFAPESDTVGNVLMKNNGDGTFSNVAEAAEVRFDTWSWGANWTDANNDGYLDLYVSGASPVNTATLNAAALYVSDGDGTFTEENANGFEEDLANSFGNALGDFNQDGYQDIVVTNHFGHFSYLWENLSSTVNSNNYIALKMQGVASNRDGAGARIEIMSGGQKQYRVVALGESYLSQNSNTEIIGLGNQGLDYVQVTWPSGTVDFYDDITPNQRLTLVEGVGYLSAETPLDNTGFAMYPNPASSALNLIHTNANINAVRIYNALGQLLLTKEFSVAKAQQIEIGQLARGSYWVEIITDSGRQTKKLIKQ
- a CDS encoding DUF6095 family protein yields the protein MANKHPDQKHTDVALLKKGLKYMFFCLLLIVLGPYLITLSFINDTALFILIPGLAAAAGAIYMGFKGIRTIVSAVFDGVPANKSAEE
- the murQ gene encoding N-acetylmuramic acid 6-phosphate etherase; protein product: MFQKTTESDSLYNDLEQKSIAELLQGINTEDQKVPQVIAGILPQIEAVVAQVVAKLKEGGRLFYMGAGTSGRLGIVDASECPPTFGVPHEMVIGLIAGGDSAIRKAVEFAEDDTEQGWRDLQEYNVDKNDIVLGIAASGTTPYVIGALEQCNAHGIVTACITCNAGSPLDEVAQFPIVAVVGPEFVTGSSRMKAGTAQKLILNMITTTTMIQLGRVKGNKMVDMQLSNHKLVERGTRMIVQATGISSEEAKERLLQHQSVREAIKSIEDGQ